A DNA window from Moorella thermoacetica contains the following coding sequences:
- the thiC gene encoding phosphomethylpyrimidine synthase ThiC, giving the protein MNLIESARAGLITPEMEQVAVQEGVTPEFVRQGVADGTIVILRNARRQNVTPVGVGKGLRTKVSASVGLYGETGGIDVEVAKIKAAVEAGTDAIMDLSVSGDIEAMLAETLAVSPKPVGTLPLYQAMAEAGRKYGSSVNMRDEDLFDVIERHAAAGVDFLALHCGTTMNIVERARNEGRIDPLVSYGGSHLIGWMLANRRENPLYEHFDRVLAIARKYDVTISFADGMRPGCLADSLDGPQVEELVVLGELVRRAREAGVQVMVKGPGHVPLQQLKATVVLEKSLCHGAPYFVFGPLVTDIAIGYDHINAAIGGALSAWAGAEFLCYVTAAEHVGIPDIDQVREGVIAARIAAHAADLANGLTCAREWDRELSRARKELDWKRQIALAIDPERAGRLREERSDAAAAGCAMCGKYCAMEIVSRYLGTARHTC; this is encoded by the coding sequence TTGAACCTGATAGAAAGCGCCCGGGCCGGCTTGATTACCCCCGAAATGGAGCAGGTGGCCGTTCAGGAGGGTGTAACTCCGGAATTCGTGAGGCAGGGTGTGGCTGATGGGACGATAGTCATCCTGCGCAATGCCCGCCGGCAGAACGTCACTCCAGTTGGTGTCGGTAAAGGGCTGAGGACAAAGGTCAGCGCCAGCGTCGGTTTGTACGGAGAGACGGGCGGTATTGATGTGGAGGTTGCCAAGATTAAAGCCGCCGTGGAAGCGGGAACGGACGCCATCATGGATCTGAGCGTCAGCGGGGACATCGAGGCCATGCTTGCGGAAACGCTGGCCGTTTCCCCCAAGCCCGTCGGTACCTTGCCCCTTTACCAGGCCATGGCCGAAGCCGGCAGAAAATACGGTTCTTCCGTTAACATGAGAGATGAAGACTTGTTTGATGTAATTGAACGCCACGCGGCCGCCGGGGTAGACTTTCTGGCCCTGCACTGCGGGACTACTATGAATATTGTAGAACGCGCCAGAAACGAGGGCCGGATCGATCCTCTGGTAAGCTACGGGGGTTCCCACCTGATCGGGTGGATGCTGGCGAACCGGAGGGAAAACCCCCTTTATGAACACTTTGACCGGGTTCTTGCGATTGCCCGGAAGTACGATGTTACCATCAGCTTTGCCGACGGCATGCGACCGGGATGCCTGGCCGATTCCCTGGATGGCCCCCAGGTGGAAGAGCTGGTTGTTTTGGGAGAGCTGGTCAGGCGGGCGAGGGAAGCCGGTGTACAGGTGATGGTAAAAGGGCCGGGTCATGTACCCTTGCAGCAACTAAAGGCGACGGTTGTCCTGGAAAAAAGTCTCTGCCACGGGGCGCCGTATTTTGTCTTCGGCCCCCTGGTAACAGATATCGCAATCGGTTATGACCATATCAATGCTGCTATCGGGGGTGCCTTGAGCGCCTGGGCGGGTGCGGAGTTTCTCTGTTATGTAACTGCCGCCGAACATGTGGGGATTCCGGATATTGACCAGGTCCGGGAGGGAGTGATTGCCGCTCGCATTGCCGCCCATGCCGCCGACCTGGCCAACGGCCTTACCTGTGCCCGGGAATGGGATCGGGAGCTTTCCCGGGCGAGAAAAGAACTGGACTGGAAGCGGCAGATTGCTCTCGCCATAGACCCCGAACGGGCGGGAAGGCTGAGAGAAGAAAGAAGCGACGCCGCGGCGGCGGGATGTGCCATGTGCGGTAAATACTGCGCCATGGAAATCGTATCCAGATACCTGGGCACAGCCAGACATACATGTTAG
- a CDS encoding IS1634 family transposase: MPVAMDNMRFFRAGPAALISRLCDVLKIAEIIDAVVDWDPAQCHLSPGNRVKALIINLLVDREALYHVERFYENQDLEVLFGAEQQVRPEDFNDDALGRALDKLFTSGQLKKLFSSIALTAAATHNVSIAGIHVDTTSISVQGAYDGEGDLDITFGFSKDHRPDLKQFLIGLTVNRDGLPILAQSLDGNSSDKSWYPQVIEELVQTFKPEKLKEVIFVADCALVTKDNLALLVQEEGNKPALQFISLLPENFGLNKEIKAEAFRTGTWQEIGKLSPKKDAACYKSQSFVREIDGRDYRLIVVHSTTLDKRKENSLLKKWAKQREVLEKAAKDLSRRPFACKADARKAIELFLREYRHQPFILKGTVDEEIVSNYYQGPEVIRALELAGFGKEIYLFPPRGGG, translated from the coding sequence ATGCCTGTAGCCATGGATAATATGCGCTTCTTCCGGGCCGGTCCCGCAGCCCTTATCTCCAGGTTATGTGACGTCCTGAAGATAGCAGAAATCATAGATGCCGTAGTTGACTGGGACCCGGCCCAGTGCCATCTTTCCCCGGGAAATCGGGTTAAGGCGCTGATCATTAATCTCCTGGTAGACCGGGAGGCCCTCTATCATGTGGAGCGCTTTTATGAGAACCAGGACCTGGAGGTTTTGTTTGGAGCTGAGCAACAGGTCCGGCCTGAAGATTTTAACGATGATGCTCTGGGCCGGGCCCTGGATAAACTCTTCACCAGCGGCCAGCTGAAGAAGTTGTTCTCCAGCATTGCTTTAACTGCCGCCGCCACCCATAACGTATCCATTGCGGGCATCCACGTCGATACCACCTCCATTTCCGTGCAAGGAGCCTATGATGGTGAAGGAGATTTAGATATCACTTTTGGTTTTAGTAAAGATCATCGCCCCGACCTCAAACAGTTTCTCATCGGCTTGACCGTAAATAGAGATGGGTTGCCCATTTTGGCTCAGAGCTTGGACGGCAATAGCAGTGATAAGTCCTGGTACCCCCAGGTTATAGAGGAATTGGTCCAAACCTTCAAGCCGGAAAAGCTTAAAGAGGTCATTTTCGTGGCGGACTGCGCCCTGGTAACTAAGGATAACCTGGCTCTTTTGGTTCAGGAGGAAGGTAACAAACCCGCCCTCCAGTTCATCTCCCTGTTACCGGAGAACTTCGGCCTTAACAAGGAGATTAAGGCTGAGGCCTTCCGCACCGGCACCTGGCAGGAGATCGGGAAACTAAGCCCCAAGAAAGATGCTGCTTGCTATAAAAGCCAGAGCTTTGTCCGGGAAATAGACGGCCGCGATTACCGGTTAATCGTGGTCCACTCCACAACCCTGGATAAGCGCAAAGAGAATAGTCTCTTGAAAAAGTGGGCTAAGCAAAGAGAAGTTCTGGAAAAGGCCGCCAAAGATCTTTCCCGCCGTCCCTTCGCCTGTAAGGCCGACGCCAGGAAAGCCATAGAACTCTTCTTGAGGGAATACCGCCACCAACCTTTCATCCTAAAGGGCACAGTTGATGAAGAAATAGTGAGCAACTACTATCAGGGGCCGGAGGTGATTAGAGCCCTTGAACTTGCCGGCTTCGGTAAGGAAATATATCTTTTTCCACCTCGCGGTGGCGGGTAG
- the bzaB gene encoding B12 lower ligand biosynthesis ThiC-like protein BzaB: MSQVLDARAGKITPEMEKVAADEKVDVEFVRAGVAEGTIVIPRNTNRKVLKPCGIGRGLRIKVNALIGTSSDRDDRQMEMRKIAAAEAAGCDSFMDLSTGGDIDEMRRLTLAHARVPVGSVPIYQAAIEAIEKRGSIVAMTPDDMFAAVEKQARDGIDFMAIHSALNFEILERLQASGRVTDIVSRGGAFLTGWMLHNQKENPLYEQFDRLLEILLKYDVTLSLGDAIRPGSTADSLDGAQLQGMIVAGELVRRAREAGVQVMVEGPGHVPLNHVETTMKLQKSLCGGAPYFILGTLATDVAPGYDHITAAIGGALAGTVGADFICYVTPAEHLGLPTEQDVKEGVIAARIAAHAADLARGNRQAWERDLQMARARVALDVEKQISLAIDQEKARSLLDGTGEDGVCAACGTNCAALVAARYFGMN, encoded by the coding sequence ATGAGCCAGGTTTTAGATGCCCGTGCTGGAAAAATTACTCCGGAAATGGAAAAAGTGGCGGCAGATGAAAAGGTGGATGTGGAATTTGTCCGGGCAGGGGTGGCGGAGGGGACTATTGTAATCCCCCGGAATACCAACCGGAAGGTCCTTAAACCCTGCGGTATCGGGAGGGGTTTACGTATCAAGGTGAATGCCCTGATCGGGACCTCCAGCGACCGGGATGACCGGCAAATGGAGATGCGGAAGATCGCTGCGGCCGAGGCGGCAGGGTGTGATTCCTTTATGGATTTAAGCACCGGCGGGGATATCGATGAGATGCGGCGGCTCACCCTTGCCCACGCCAGGGTTCCGGTAGGCAGCGTGCCCATTTATCAGGCAGCCATCGAAGCCATTGAAAAGCGGGGCAGTATTGTAGCGATGACGCCGGACGACATGTTTGCGGCCGTGGAAAAACAGGCAAGGGACGGGATAGATTTCATGGCCATTCACAGCGCCCTGAATTTCGAGATCCTCGAAAGGCTTCAGGCTAGCGGCAGGGTGACCGACATTGTCAGCCGCGGTGGGGCCTTCCTCACCGGCTGGATGCTGCACAACCAGAAAGAGAATCCCCTTTATGAGCAGTTCGACAGGTTGCTCGAAATCTTGCTGAAGTACGATGTCACCCTCAGCCTCGGCGACGCCATTCGTCCGGGTTCTACAGCCGACTCCCTGGACGGGGCCCAACTGCAGGGAATGATCGTGGCCGGGGAACTGGTCAGGCGCGCCAGGGAAGCCGGCGTGCAGGTTATGGTCGAGGGTCCGGGACATGTTCCCCTCAACCATGTGGAAACGACAATGAAACTACAGAAAAGCCTGTGCGGGGGCGCGCCTTACTTTATTCTGGGTACCCTGGCTACTGATGTGGCGCCGGGATATGACCATATCACTGCCGCAATAGGGGGTGCCCTTGCCGGGACGGTTGGGGCGGATTTTATCTGCTATGTGACACCGGCGGAGCATCTGGGGTTACCAACAGAGCAGGACGTTAAAGAAGGGGTGATTGCCGCCCGCATTGCCGCCCATGCCGCCGATCTGGCCAGGGGAAACAGGCAGGCCTGGGAGCGGGATCTGCAAATGGCGCGGGCGCGGGTCGCCCTCGATGTGGAAAAGCAGATAAGCCTTGCCATTGATCAGGAAAAGGCACGCTCGTTGCTCGACGGTACCGGGGAAGACGGGGTTTGTGCTGCCTGTGGGACGAACTGCGCAGCCCTGGTGGCCGCCCGTTATTTCGGGATGAACTGA
- a CDS encoding class I SAM-dependent methyltransferase, which translates to MKPGFLKYDPQAPCPQYLEDLATGYWFSEVLFTAVEAGLFTLLAGGGMSAAEIAEALGFSIHGTERFLGALCALGLIGRDGDVFFNTRLSETYLVRGREHYQGDSILWRKHLASSWRGLKECLEAGGRVSYPPPGESRECMGQRVGRYIRAMDNVARYKVQEILPIFEGVFDTGRVLDVGSGSGAVAAGFLEQYPGLAATLVDIPEVLELAKMLMEERGLGGRVTCHPANILEPGALPQGPFDLVILSNILHIYTEKEGALLLSRAAGCLGAAGFLLVHDFFPEHRPEKAALMDLNMLINTYNGKVLSSRWVRERLEARGLCSTELVLLRSDTALVIAARDAGALEKLKLAPGVIRPDRSLLIS; encoded by the coding sequence ATGAAACCAGGCTTTCTCAAGTATGACCCCCAGGCCCCTTGCCCCCAGTACCTGGAGGATCTGGCTACCGGTTACTGGTTTTCGGAAGTCCTCTTCACCGCCGTGGAGGCCGGCCTGTTCACGCTCCTGGCCGGTGGCGGTATGAGTGCGGCCGAAATAGCTGAAGCCCTAGGCTTCAGCATTCACGGTACGGAGCGTTTCCTGGGCGCCCTTTGCGCCCTGGGGCTGATCGGCCGGGATGGGGACGTGTTTTTTAACACTAGGCTTTCCGAGACATACCTCGTCAGGGGGCGGGAACATTACCAGGGAGACTCTATCCTCTGGCGAAAGCACCTGGCGTCATCCTGGCGCGGGTTAAAGGAGTGCCTGGAGGCGGGAGGGAGGGTGTCTTACCCGCCTCCGGGGGAATCCAGGGAATGCATGGGGCAGCGTGTGGGCAGGTACATCCGGGCCATGGACAATGTGGCCAGGTACAAGGTACAGGAAATACTGCCTATCTTTGAAGGGGTTTTTGATACAGGCAGGGTCCTGGATGTGGGGTCGGGCTCCGGAGCGGTGGCTGCAGGCTTCCTCGAGCAGTATCCGGGGCTTGCGGCCACCCTGGTAGACATCCCCGAGGTCCTGGAACTCGCAAAAATGTTGATGGAGGAAAGGGGTCTGGGGGGCCGGGTCACCTGTCATCCGGCGAACATCCTGGAGCCGGGGGCCCTTCCGCAAGGCCCCTTTGACCTGGTGATCCTTTCCAACATACTCCACATTTATACGGAGAAAGAGGGCGCCCTGCTTCTTTCGCGAGCGGCGGGATGCCTGGGGGCGGCAGGCTTTCTTCTGGTACACGATTTCTTCCCGGAACACCGGCCGGAAAAAGCAGCCCTGATGGACTTGAATATGTTGATCAATACTTACAACGGTAAGGTTTTATCCTCCCGGTGGGTGCGGGAGCGGCTTGAGGCCCGGGGGCTTTGCAGCACCGAGCTTGTACTGCTGCGAAGCGATACCGCTCTGGTGATCGCCGCCAGGGATGCCGGCGCCCTGGAGAAACTGAAGCTGGCTCCAGGCGTGATCAGGCCTGACCGAAGTCTTTTGATATCATGA
- the cobT gene encoding nicotinate-nucleotide--dimethylbenzimidazole phosphoribosyltransferase, with translation MGLKLEETVKGIMPVNDAWRRKAREHLNNLAIPVGSLGRLLDIAEQLAAIKESLKPSTGSKVVVTMAGDHGVVEEGVSTCPQRVTLQMVYNFVAGGAGINALAGAAGARVVVVDMGVAGDLKDLVEQGKILSRKVDYGTRNMTRGPAMTRQQAVQALETGINIAGDLVNEGVELLGTGDMGIGNTTPSSAILAALSGLPVREVTGRGTGIDDETLARKVQVIERALALNRPDPGDPVDVLAKVGGFEIGGIAGLILGAAYYRVPVVVDGFISTAGALLAKQLAPRAVDYMIAAHRSMEYGHRYMLKELGLRPLLDLDMRLGEGTGAALAMCIVEGAARVIGEMLTFEDAGVARNKSREYAV, from the coding sequence ATGGGATTAAAGCTGGAGGAGACGGTTAAAGGGATCATGCCTGTCAACGATGCCTGGCGCCGGAAGGCCCGTGAGCACTTAAACAACCTGGCCATTCCGGTAGGAAGCCTGGGAAGGCTGCTGGACATCGCCGAACAACTGGCCGCCATAAAGGAAAGCCTGAAGCCTTCGACGGGTAGCAAGGTGGTCGTCACCATGGCCGGGGACCACGGCGTTGTTGAGGAAGGGGTCAGCACCTGTCCCCAGAGAGTGACCCTCCAGATGGTTTACAATTTTGTAGCCGGCGGGGCCGGGATCAATGCCCTGGCCGGGGCGGCCGGGGCCAGGGTAGTGGTTGTGGATATGGGCGTGGCCGGAGATCTGAAGGACCTGGTGGAGCAGGGGAAGATCCTTTCCCGCAAGGTGGATTACGGAACGCGCAATATGACCAGGGGCCCTGCCATGACCAGGCAACAGGCGGTGCAGGCCCTGGAGACCGGCATCAACATCGCCGGAGACCTGGTCAATGAAGGCGTTGAACTGCTGGGAACAGGGGATATGGGGATCGGCAACACCACCCCGAGCAGCGCCATTCTGGCGGCCCTTTCCGGCCTGCCGGTCCGGGAGGTGACGGGGAGGGGCACCGGGATCGACGACGAGACCCTGGCAAGGAAGGTCCAGGTGATCGAGAGGGCCCTTGCCCTGAACAGGCCGGACCCGGGTGACCCAGTAGACGTTCTGGCCAAGGTGGGCGGTTTCGAGATCGGGGGAATTGCGGGGTTGATTCTCGGGGCGGCCTACTACCGGGTGCCAGTTGTGGTGGACGGATTTATATCCACCGCCGGTGCCCTCCTGGCGAAACAACTCGCCCCCCGGGCGGTTGATTACATGATCGCCGCCCACCGGTCCATGGAGTACGGGCACAGGTATATGCTCAAAGAGCTCGGCCTGCGGCCGCTGCTCGATTTAGACATGCGCCTGGGAGAGGGTACAGGGGCTGCCCTGGCCATGTGCATTGTAGAAGGGGCGGCGCGGGTGATCGGCGAGATGCTCACCTTTGAAGATGCCGGGGTCGCCAGAAATAAGTCCAGGGAGTATGCGGTATGA